Genomic window (Podarcis muralis chromosome 9, rPodMur119.hap1.1, whole genome shotgun sequence):
tcttttatAAGGGATataaggggtcttaccaggaacatacaattcaattCTGAATTGTATGCTATTGAGAGGCTTAAGCAAAGCCTGCAACCAGGTACCTGCTGTGTGTTAAAAggagaatgtaaaactctgcaaacatgaatttgaccaactGCAgtaggcaatggaagacaggagtgcctggggtcacgaagagtcggacacgactaaaagactaaacaacaacaacaaaactctgcATAGTTATATAACGTGCTAGCGCACGTGAGGaatgatattaataaacaatatatcctctacagcctccctgaacattcccacattctaaccattaaaaaaaccccacagcaacAACTTTGGGTCAAGACTGTCTGTTTTCTTCTCATATGGAGTTATTCCTCATAGGAAACTGCAAAAAAAAGTGAGGGTGCCAGTATGGAAGGCTCTTTGGTACACACAAAAACTTTCATTCAATTTATTTAACAATTTTGGGCAGTATCCAATGCAGTACTTCCATTTCTGCAACAGAACTGCCATTCTCTCCACTCCATATGTACCCACTTGTTCATAAACTGCCAGCTGCCAGAAACTCAAACTATTAggaatctgtcagggattcttcagttgtgattcctgttttgcagggggtttgactagaattcagtgtttcccaaccttgtgcctccagctgtttttggcctacaattcccatcatcccttgccactggtcttgctagtcagggatgatgggagttgtaggccaaaaacatctggaggcacaaggttgggaaacactggactagatgacccttgggtgtctCATCCAACTCTAAATTTCTATGTGTTTATGATTCTATTCAAGAGAGTGAGATTCATCTACCCTATCTTGCACACTTACTTCATCTGCTCCTGTTATTTTAGGTTAGAGATTGCTGGTTATTCAGATTGTTTAGCAGGTAACTGCAGAAATCCTTTCCTAAAGAGAGGGTAGCTCAGCTTTACGTTCTTGTTAGTCCTTTTGAAGCTGAGCTAATCAGCGCAAACCATTTAAAAGGATGCCTTCAGCCTCTTCCAAATCACTGCATTCACTATGTTAGAGAAGCAAGAATAGCCTTCCTGCCTCTCCACCCTTGTGAGAAGAAGCAGGCACTCATCTGGATAATGATGTGGAGGAGTATATATGTAGATCTTTGGTAATAGAGAAAAGTGCATGGCAAAATATATTTGGAGAGGGAAAGGATCAATTATGTAAACAAAACCTGCAGCTTTTTGGAATGCATGCCATTAACAAATGTTTCTTCAAAAACTTACTGGACTGCAGCCTCCATTCCTGACAGCCACGACCATTTATTTCCCTTGTTTTTAAAGACTCCAATCCAAAAAATCATTTTACGGTGTTTTACTTCCTTGTTTATAAAATACTAGggtggggaaaaagaaaaacagaaaatctTCAGTAGGAATGAGAAGCCAGGCCCTTCTCTAAAAGCCTTTCTAGACAATGTCCCTTTCTCTGGGAGACTGCAGCCCTTTACCAACATTCAGCAGgcataaaacaaacacatttcaaaaggagCAGGTGTCAGCTTTGAAGACCCAATccacatttttttgggggaagcagtgatcaaagctatacagtggtacttttattctcaaacgccttggtactcaaacaccttggttcccaaatgccgaaaacccggaagtaagtgtttggttttggaacattttccataagccaaacgtccaacgcagctgttggctattgtttccagggcacctgcaccaatcagaagctgcgccgtggttttcgaacatttcggaagtcaaacagacttctggaacagattaagtttggcacttttgtttttgctatttattttgcctttatgTTTTTGAGGATTTTTagcttaatttgtttttgtgactgtgtggagcccagttcagctactgattgattgaggGTGTGACTCTGGAAATAGATAAAAGCATCCcgtccaaacaatgactatcatcaatgtaggtaataaaataataataattttaatttctaTCATCGACAtaactgtcttatttattttatggtacaGTACATTGGTTATTACTTTCactttatggatcagtggtcttgttagatagtaaaagtcatgctaaattgctgttttagaggttgtttttaaaagtctggaatggattaattcattttgcatttctttctatgggaaagcgggccttggttttgaaacgctttggttttggaactgacttccggaactgattaagtttgagtaccaaggtaccactgtacatagtattCCAACTATGGTTATATCAAGCACCAAGAATAATTGTGTACTGACGATGTGCTACTGATCCAAATtatgatgatgctgatgatgaaaGATGATGATGGAATCAAGGAAGCATCCCAAAGAGGAAATATTGCGGTGAAAGGTAACTTCACCTGCCCTCACCGAGACTGGCTACATATGTCTTCCAGTCATGACACAGAGTTAAAatttccagatacagtggtgcctcgcaagacgaaattaattcattctgcgagttttttcgtcctgcgaatttttcgtcttgtgaagcacggtttcaaaagaagttttggaaaagcttcaaaaatcaccaaagtcttcaaaaacctcaaaaaaggctaccacaccgcgtgcaactgcacctcttcaatcAAAGCACCCtaggtattaacggttttaagaaaaaggaaacaaacttgcaagatgttttcgtcttgcaaagcaagcccatagggaaattcgtcttgcaaagcaactcaaaaaaccaaaaaccctttcgtcttgcgagtttttcgtcttgcgaggcattcatcttgcgaggtaccactgtactataaatgaCTGTGCCATAGAACAGTTCATCTTGGAACCATCTAGTGGGACAGTGAGCCTGTGTAGCAAATACTCCAATTTCTATATccatgtttgttggtttgttccaGAGCTACTGGAATCAGTCTGGTTGTGGTATGCTTGATGGGATGATGATGGGGGTCTCACCTATGTCTGTGCCCTGCAGCACCCCAGTAGCCCCTCTGCCTGGGCTAAGGGGCTGGGAGGGGGTTATATCATCTCCATGATATTCTCATGCCAGAGGGTTAGGGTGGTGAGGGAAGCCTTTTTCCTAAGCACTCAGTACATctcaaagagcagaggaagagaaatCCAAGGGATAGATTCCCCTCAAGTAtctactcctcctcttccttcaagACCTCCTTCCTGACTGCCAGCTTCAGGTTATTAGAGCTCAGCAGCTCCAAGAAACCTCATGGAGTCCTAGATGGTAGCAGCTGctccctacccacccaccctttgGCTTGACTGATGGAGTTGCTGTCTTGGCTGCATATGACCTTCTTAAATGGATAGTGATGATAAGAACCCTTTGACTCTAGGAGATCCCCTGTCTTTTCTATACGCGGCTTTGATGCTCACCTGTTCTTCCCTTGTTTCCATAGAAATGAGGTGGGCGCCTTCCTTCTCACACTTTTTTTTGGAATCCATCCATGTGCGTAGCTCAAGAGAAAAGAAATAGATGGCCCTTGAATATAAAACCCAACCATCATTCAAGTTTCTAGTAAGGATGTCTTTGAGTCAAGCAGAtatggaggaagaagagaaaaagaaaacaagacagGGAATTAAAAGGAACAACCTTGTACATCTTTGCagatttcaaatatttttattaagttcatTTCTGCAGCCACATAACATATATTCACCTAGGAAGCTCAGAAAtattaaaacaagaacaacattaacTCTTCAACCACTTTATGATGCTGCAGgaaataccggggggggggggcatagctggAAAAGGGAGCACAGTGAAGAAACTTTTATAAGAGGGAATAGACAAAAGATGCATGTTCCTTCCCAGGCCTTATCTGAATCCCAGGGGCCTCACCCACTTGTTTCCACCTGGATACTCAGGgcagcatcagggcagacttgAAGGTTGGGAAGGGGGAGTAATTGTGGTTTATcaaaattctctttctctctctaggcTAACTGTCCAGTTGCGGAGGTGGGGAGGGCAATCTAGAGTGTGTATTCCTGGTATTGGGCAACTGGGACAGAtgagggattctgctggtttaccaccTAGtttgctgcccagcagtctctCTGCCTGAGCTGACAGGATGGATCCAGTGGGCTTCCAATGGCTCTGGgggatattccagctgatctgACTGGTGCTCCTGCCAAGCTTTGGCCAAGCTCTTgaacaaccaaacaacaacaacaacaacaacactttatttatatgctgcccatctgactgcgtttccccagccactctgggcgacttccaacaaattaaaacacaattggacaccaaccattaaaaacttcccggaacagggctgccttcagatgtcttctgaaggtcagATACTTGTtttttgccttgacatctggtcgTAGGGAGTGTCACAGGGCAGGCACAACTACCCAGAGGGCCCTCTGCCTTGACTAGGGCCATTGACACAATTGGCCCTGAGTGCCCTCTCCTTTGTCATGCACCAATCGCCCCACTGCCCAGCAGTCTCTCTGACCAAGTTGGCAGAAGTTGCCTCGGAAGTGCTATTCAAGAATCCCTCTCCCATGGGTGAATATATTAAAGGATAGGTCTTTTAGCTGACCTGTTTTGATTGTCTCTGTTACAGCAAAGAATGATGAAGTCTTTTCTTTCCTAACCATAGAGGCTAAATCAATTAAAAAGTTCAGGAGAGCTGAACTGAATATCTTTGATGTTTCCCTAGGGTGGCCCCATGCAAAGGAGAGCAGCACTCTGCTCTGGCTCTAAGAGtattcagctggggggggggctttcagcTGGGGCAGAATCAGGGCAGGTTCCCACTGCACTACAATTCTTCAGCATTGTAGGGTAGTTTACCAATTTCTTTTTGCAGTTCTTCATTTTTCTTGGAATAATATCGCATTTCCTCTGATATGTTTTGAGCCACAGCGAGTATTTGGAAATCTAAAAGATTTGAAACAGTTTAAGGCAGGAGTATCTGAAATAACAATCCGCAAATATTAAGAaaccatttttaaacatttaaaaacactctAGCCTGAAACAAGAAGCAGAGCTCCAGGATGGGGTTTTTATGAATATGAGGACAGACTTGATTCTCTGTGGCTGAGATCACCAATGGAAAGCCTCAGAAGacccctgcagctggatcagaccaaagacccatgcaATCCGCTATCCTATTCTCATATTGAAAGTGGCTCATGAAGTATCTCTAATGTTCCCCTCCTTTGTCCTCCTtttctgctgggaatcacagggtcACAAAACAATTCCCCACTGAGTCACACAGTAAAGCCAAATATGCAAAGATTACTTTACAGTTTTCTATTATACTTTCTGAAATCTAAGAAAATACAGGCACCCAAACTCTTTTCCTGATGAATATTGGGTTGCATTCCACATAGTTCTAAAGAGGGCGTTCTGTAAGCTCAggaatttctccttgtgcaatgcaATCTTCCGCCCCTTTCCCTCCATTCTGTCCTGAAGTTTCCCCCACCCTGCAGAGCAGCTTTGGTGATGGCATGCAGGGAGAAGTGGGGGCAAAGTTCCCTTGTGCTAGTGCTAAAATCTTGCACTAGCACAAACATTGTAAAGTGCAGTGTGATGGGAGAGGACAGCATTTCTAGTGGGGGGATGTGAAAATCACAACTGtctgcttttcttcctgctgAGCAATGAAACAGTGATAAACTCTATTGGGTGATGAGTTTCATTGAGTATGTGTATTACTCACACAATATGAATCCCAAAGTGAACTAAAGGAATTGAAATTTGTTTAAACTAAACATGTCCTAGGAAAAGTGAGGACGTGCATATAAAATGCTTACCATCCTTGTCCACATAGAATGGTTCCATTCCAACAACAAAGCTACGAATCATGTGCATTGCCTCTTGAAGCTCCTCTCTTCTTTGCACTTCCTTCTGATCTAAGAAGGAGGTAGGtagaaaagaaatgaagaaattgtGTTCTAGCCCACTACTCTGATGAGCTAGAAGAGGGGATACttggtttcaaactgcttttaatattgatTTGAATTGCTGACTTCTAACGTGGATCTTAGGGAGAAGgatgaataaaaaaatcaaaccaacaaaaacatgaatacgaattctattaatattttcTGGCCTCAGCTCTTCTTTTGGGGGTTCCCATTCCTTGACTGCGGCTGCCCTGGTAGCCTGAAGTCCTGTTTTCATTTAGCCTGTTGCTTCTGTCATCAGATGGTTTGGCCTTCCTTTGAGAGCTTTAGATTTTGGGGTGTTCAGATACACCTGTCCTCTTTGTCCTGTGGACTTGCATTTGCCAGGCTGCCTCATGCTCTGCTGTATGCTTAGAATGTGCAAATTCTTGAATCATTTGGTTCCCTCCCCCTGAGCTTTGCTTACTTTGGagtgccctttaaaaaaatcaattagctATGCAAACAGGTCATGTGTTcatctatccagtgcttttttctagaaaaagagacaCTGGAACTcagcatgaatgcctcccttgttcccttaGATTGGCAACGGGAGGTGCCAACGGGAGGTGTGATAACTGAGTCCTGATGAATTCTggttgaaaaaagccctgcatatatCTTGATATTTAGGTAGGCTCTGGACCCACCCGCATTAGCCATGACCTTATCCTCTGTAGTCTGTTTTCCCCAAGCACTTTCCTTCATGGGACTGGAGCTGCAGCAGAGGGCAGGTGTCATGAATGAGTCACCCCCCAAGAGAAGTTTGCAGCTAGCTCCCAATGAAGGAAGGAGCCAGGATGAGAGAAGGTTAATTACAAGACAAGATGATTATAGCTGGGAGCCACCTCCGCTGCCCGTAGGAATGCCAATTGATAGCAGAGTTCCAGGAAGCCAGTCAGCAGCTTGCCAGCATGCTAGTGATGGACAAAACGCAGGGGCTAGAAATGAAAGCAGCTTAGAAAGCAGGAAAGATCACGGAAGTAATCTCTCAGACAACGAGGAAGGGATGAGAGATGACCCCCTCAGCCCAAGGTCTAGGCATATGGGGAGTGTTCAAGACAGAATACTTCACAAAAGGAAGTTCAACTGTTTCTGGTCTCACCGAAACATCCACCTTAGAAGGGACATCTTTGATTTATGGACGGATGGCTGTGCTTGCTGCTCTGGTGAACTCtgtttgttttgcaataaatattatttttaattaactacACTCATTGTTATCAAGACTCCCTTTCCTTCAAGGGACTGGAGCCCTAGCAGAGGGCAGGGTGGCGAGGACCAGGAATGGGGACTCTCCCACAGCAAATAAGGATTAGTTGGGTAAGGAGCAGAGAATGGCAACTGGGAAAGGGAATTGCCCAGGGTGTTCCAGGGACTTGTGTTAGCCTGTGCTTCTGCTccaagtgctggaactcacttaTTCAGGGAGAACAAAACAGTGTCATTGCTCTCACTGGGTGACAGCTGTAACTCACTCCCTAAATTCAAAGAGTTGAAGAGGGTAAATGGAAGGTGGAACCTGCCATTTCTTTTTGGAAATGCTTTTGGCATTGAAGCAAAGCACAAGATAGTAGTATCTATGTACGCCAATTATGTACTTACACAGAATGTAAACCAGCAGTGTCATGGCAATAAGGATGCAAATCTCAAGTATGATAAATCTTTCACCCGTTGGAGAATGGAAGAAGGTAACCATGTCCTGAAAACCAGATGCTTGAAGAAACAAAATTCTACTTTAGCCATCAGTAGCCAACATACCCTTGCCACTCAAGGAAAAAGGGTTTCCATATGCTGTGGCAGCCATCAGCCAGAGACAGTCAATTGTTCAGGGGGTGGGCACTTGGGAAGATAAGCAGGTGGAGGAAGCAAAGCGAGATGGCTTTCTGCTTGAGGAAACGTTTCTGACCAATTTCTGGATCAGAAGACAGTAGCCTTTGATACTAAAGGACTTTCTGCTCCCCAAACAAATGACAAGATGCTCCCTCTGAACACATAATGCCTCATACAGAAGCTGGGCTGGACTGGCCATTGGCTGATATTTCGATGCTGCTGATGGGACAGCAGACTAACTGAGAAGGTGCAGTGCAGCTTGTGTGGTCTACCCATCTCCACCCACCTCAGcacctgctacctgaggcaactgcctcattctgcctaatggtagagcaaTTCCTGGCTGCACACAGTAAAGGAACACCACAGCCAGCAGCAAAGAGTGGGCTGAATCCTGGGGTTTCTGTGGGGCTTCATGGATCTCTGGCACCCAAAGAGCTGTGTGGGCttttctctgcactcctccctagCACAACCTGACTGGTTCCACTCTCTGCCTGTCTCTCCATCAACTTCCCTTTCCCATGCATTCCTCTACTTTATGAGAAACCTCATCCCATATGACTGTGCTGTATACAGACCAACTCTTTCTTTTGCTCTTGCTTTACGCCTTCTGAGCGCTAGATGTCTTCTGGACGCTGCACGCTTTGCAGGCGTTAGCTTCCCCATCCTCTCAGTTTTGTCTGTGAAACAACAAGCTATTATAACATGGAGGATAAGAATATGAACACATTGGTTGGATGGTGGGTGTTTAACCTTCCAAACTCAGAGTATAAGTCTCCTGTCAAGCATCAAAGCTCACAATATTCGCTTCTGTTGTTCTGCACTTAATCTCCCTATTACAGGAACATAAATTTTAAAGTAGATGCACATCTACAAATGTCAAGGATTTCATTGGTACAAAGCTGAAATGCACAACTTCAAGCGAAAAATGGGTCTCAATGAAGCATTTCCAACATTACACTTTGGCGTCTATCTCAGTTTTAAATCAAAAATATATTCCATATGGATTccaaggaattttaaaaaaaacgttttaGGTAATATAGcccattctcattttgcattctaTATCTTTCTAAGCTCCTGGACATCTGCTTTCTAGGACTTCAGGAAGCATTTGCAAACAACAGTTATGGGTTTGATCCATATGTTCActctatatttattttatagtgtaAATCA
Coding sequences:
- the LOC114603809 gene encoding uncharacterized protein LOC114603809, which produces MDAEIGVFDTQVTVLLGSSKMNCSMAQSFTVSGNFNFVSELGLICSQSRYWNYYEPNRQPGHDCAAMSFDCYYDRCWMALQLSPLLAHQSSGLEHNFFISFLPTSFLDQKEVQRREELQEAMHMIRSFVVGMEPFYVDKDDFQILAVAQNISEEMRYYSKKNEELQKEIDILTRNLNDGWVLYSRAIYFFSLELRTWMDSKKKCEKEGAHLISMETREEQYFINKEVKHRKMIFWIGVFKNKGNKWSWLSGMEAAVHYWNYYEPSYKENHNCGAMTFDCYYENCWNALDCDLQKQYICKKGPDDAWL